In Macrobrachium rosenbergii isolate ZJJX-2024 chromosome 16, ASM4041242v1, whole genome shotgun sequence, a single genomic region encodes these proteins:
- the LOC136846969 gene encoding uncharacterized protein encodes MSDDNPTRPFESVPADFFIVIVDRLSGWPVVVPRKGDTTASNTIRIFREAGVPLRLRTDGGPQFTSSEFWDFMEPWGVQHVVTSPYYPQSNGHAEATVKSIKHLILTTVPSGNTNYKEFDRGLLELQKTPNFTGCSPAQILYGRPLRSRIPAHPESFSKEWQVKTEDCDCRAANRAKQVKTRYDQHVHPLPRLTIGQHVRIQDPTTHCWDKVGVVMSFGRSRDYEIHLPSGRIWWRNRCFLHPLPHPSVDPSPLSPVAPCLDREKQSLVDFPHVPMSFSKVGRKRVHSRVYY; translated from the coding sequence ATGAGTGATGACAACCCAACGAGGCCCTTCGAGTCTGTTCCAGCAGATTTCTTTATTGTCATAGTTGACCGGCTCTCAGGATGGCCTGTTGTTGTCCCACGCAAAGGTGATACTACCGCTTCGAATACAATCAGGATCTTCCGGGAAGCTGGTGTCCCTCTACGCCTCAGGACCGATGGAGGACCGCAGTTCACCAGCAGTGAGTTCTGGGACTTCATGGAGCCATGGGGAGTTCAACATGTAGTTACCTCCCCATATTATCCACAATCAAATGGTCATGCCGAAGCCACTGTGAAGTCAATCAAGCATCTTATCCTGACAACGGTACCCTCCGGCAACACTAATTACAAAGAGTTTGATCGAGGTCTCTTAGAGCTCCAGAAAACTCCCAATTTCACAGGCTGCTCCCCTGCCCAGATTCTGTATGGCCGACCTCTTAGGTCACGCATCCCTGCACACCCGGAGTCCTTTTCAAAGGAGTGGCAGGTCAAGACTGAGGACTGTGACTGCCGTGCTGCCAACCGTGCCAAGCAAGTTAAGACCCGGTACGATCAGCATGTCCACCCCCTACCCAGATTGACTATTGGACAGCATGTTCGGATCCAAGACCCGACAACTCACTGCTGGGACAAGGTCGGGGTAGTCATGAGCTTCGGCAGGTCAAGGGACTATGAGATTCATCTCCCTAGTGGTCGTATATGGTGGCGAAACCGTTGTTTCCTTCACCCATTGCCACATCCTAGTGTTGACCCATCCCCTCTTTCCCCTGTGGCCCCTTGCTTGGACCGGGAAAAGCAGTCCTTAGTTGATTTCCCCCATGTTCCCATGTCGTTCTCAAAGGTTGGCAGAAAAAGAGTCCACTCAAGAGTATACTACTAG